AGGTTTAATATCTGAAATCCCTCCATGTGAATGTTGAAGTATCTAGATCTTTTCATAATTTACTTCAATGAATGTGAAATATGATATAGATTTACctttatgatatatattaaaataatacccTTTACTAAAAATCTAGCTCAATTGATACGATCTTATGAATCTAAGTACTTATCCTGAAGGTCTTAGGTTCGAGACTTGGGGAGACGAAAGAAACCACTGTCAGGGGTGAGATAATGCTATGAGAAATGGCGTATGTgaaaagcccgtgagggaaaatgTCTTAAAaaagagcccaagatcgggatagtcCATGATCATTACAATAAAAACTATTAGAGTTTTTTGTGGCATGTGTATTTTGCTTGTTCTTCCAACATTATTTGCGATATACAATCCCATCCCAAAGCCCTGCATACTACATAGTGTTTCCAGAGAGGAGAATATGGATCGTAGTTTATATAGTTTACTGAACATGTATAGCTAAAAATAGTACTAATTAAACAAAAAAGGATGCAAACTGAGAAAGATTACTTTGAAGAGAACACATCCATGAATCACAatgatttatttcattcaaTAATTTTCTCAATCATCCAGATCGGTTACGACAAAGTTTTTATTAATTGTAACGAAACGAGTATTTTAATTTCCATATATTTATGCGCGCACACGTCCATGATAAAGAGGAGTGAAATATTTGACGACCATGTCATATAACAAAAGTTCAAATCATTATAGCTGCAAAGAagcttaaagattttgatgaaaaataaaGGAGTCAAATAATTATCCCCAAAACTTTTCCGCCTATATCAGGTAGAGAAAATTTGCATGTATAGCTAAgatcatatatatacatatatactagTTTAAGAAATGGGTTGTGGCAAGAAAATTCTATACATAAAATGttagaaatatgaaaatatatgaaTGGTGAAAATCATAGTATTAAAAAACTGAACGAGTCAGGACAAAACATAACATGACTCGAGGTGTAGAGATAGAATTAATTTTTGTATATGATGGTGTGTATTACTTGCAATAGTTTATTTGTATTTTGGGGCAGTCTGAACAAAGAACCAACAGAACTAGGAGTAAGAATCTTGTTATATATCCaatgaaaaaacaaattaaattaattttatgcgtgattttttaaatattaagttGTGCACCtttaataaaaactaaattattttgtgtaattaacaaaatttataaGTTTCATATGCATATAttattgtttgatttgattcttgGAAGAAAATGATCCAGCATTGCATAGAATATTTTGGCAAATATAGATAATATGAATTTCACAAACATGGAACAAGTTGCATTAAAGAAATGGTCATAACTTTCAAGCTATTATTCCTAATCTCAGCACAAAGCAAGAAGAAATAGGATAATTTTGTTTATCACAATTCACGAAATTAAAGCCACAGATGATAATAGTAAACTAAATATACAAGGCGAAGAGGAAGCTTGAGATTGTGATGACTAATCAGTTCATAGTTCTCTGACCTTTAGTCGGTCTAATATGGCTGCCGGCCGCCGGAGTTTGATGCCCATGCACAGTCCATTGGATTTGGGAGCTGACCGTTGAGTGGCAGATTGAATAATGGAAGCCCCATCGAAGAAGGATCCGGAAACTGGTTCCCTCCACTTCCACCACCGGAGTTAGGGTGAGAAGGTGGCGGAGTCTGCAACTGGAGTGCTTCCTCTTCCTCCAACGGCAGCCTTTCGTACGCCACGTTACTGAACGACGCTGCTATGATAATGATCGGCCCAGATGCAATCAAAGCTCCCACAACATTCCCTCCCACCACCTGTCCCTGTCCACCGGCCAGATATATGGTCAAGCTAGTGGCTCCAGGTGGTGCAGGCGGCGGCAGAAAGGACCCTGACAAGGACAAAATCTCGAACCTACCGTGGAGGGTGACCACGCTGCCTGCCGCTTCGGGCTGCTGTAAGCTGACGTTGTTGACTGTCCCCGTCCCGCTCAGTATGCAAACCCCTCTCTGCCGCTTCCTTGCATAGGTCGCCACCACCTCAAACACGTCGCATCCGCCACCCACCTCCAGTATATGCGCTTGGAGAGTGTTTGCGCTTTCACGGGTTATTATCACCGGTGGTTTTGGCCTGTTTTTGGATCCAGCAGGACGCCCTCTAGGTCTACGCGCCGCCGCATCACCGGAGTTGTTATTAGAGTTGACTAAATCCAAACCCTGATGAGAATTATCCGTACTTTCACTGGAAAAGATACCGCGATTGGACTCGTCTTCAGATCTTTGAAGGTGGCCAAGGTCTGGCCTGTGCAGCTGAGAAACAAAGTGAGAAGCTGAACCTAAATCCAAACCTTCCATATACTACAACAAAGATACAACAggaaacaatgaaaaataataattttcagcaaataaaataaaataaaataaattaagacAGTATTAAGATGGACTGAATATTTTTATctccaaataaataaattaaagcaCGAGAATTCAAACCCTAGAGCGAATAGAAAACAAGGAGAATCcagttgggagaaattaaagGAGAGGTTGGCTGCAAAGAGAGACAAGACTTTGTGCCAAAATATAAAGTAAaccaatataataataaataaaataagagcATATCCAAATATGAAAATGAAGTTTATTATATGTTTTCTCCATTATAATAAGACTGTGTTTAGAAGTAATTATTACAGAGTAAACGAAAGCAAAGGGTTTAATGAGGTTGTATTTGCTGTGGAACAAAAATACCTATCGATACAGTGATTGTATTAAACACATTGTAGATCCAATGATAAtcattgttttaaataaaaaatttgggtAATGATAGTCGTTGGATCCATGTACCATAGTGAAAATGCACTCACGGTAGGTTAAACTCAACCCTAGATTTTAATAtctaatatttttcacaaaccAACATTTGTCTGtaccttaaataaatttttttgaataaattatattgaatatGTATGCACATAACATCTGCTACTTAAGACtttgtttataaaataaaaacaaacaaaagttaattttttatttcaaaaggtGCGTATTGAAAAATAGAACAAACATGATAAGTGCTTCAATTCGATGATCATTATATTgtacatataaaattaatatatattggaAGCTGAACAGCGTAATTGTTAAAACTCGAGGTTTGGTTACAGCAATCTAGTTTAAGATTgcctttttatttaaatattaaaccttttattcaatattttaattatgcgTATGTGCTTAAGGAATAATTAATTGTGTgggaatatttatttataataatatatatttgtcgATAAAAGTGAACTTGGAATCCCCATGAGGAGTTAAGTTAAACAAGTTACATTACCCATCTTGCtcctttgaaaaaaatttatttttccaaaaaaatatttatgtgacAGGCTAAAAAATACTTAGAAATTTGTAACTTTttcttgatatatataatatgagaATTTATATGTGCTGATAAGGAATTTTGATAAGTAGCGTCA
This window of the Primulina huaijiensis isolate GDHJ02 chromosome 3, ASM1229523v2, whole genome shotgun sequence genome carries:
- the LOC140972018 gene encoding AT-hook motif nuclear-localized protein 21-like, with product MEGLDLGSASHFVSQLHRPDLGHLQRSEDESNRGIFSSESTDNSHQGLDLVNSNNNSGDAAARRPRGRPAGSKNRPKPPVIITRESANTLQAHILEVGGGCDVFEVVATYARKRQRGVCILSGTGTVNNVSLQQPEAAGSVVTLHGRFEILSLSGSFLPPPAPPGATSLTIYLAGGQGQVVGGNVVGALIASGPIIIIAASFSNVAYERLPLEEEEALQLQTPPPSHPNSGGGSGGNQFPDPSSMGLPLFNLPLNGQLPNPMDCAWASNSGGRQPY